The genomic interval aagagtgtgggtgtttagaaatttgtccatttcttccaggttgtccagtttgctggcatataatttttcatagtattccctgataattgtttgtatctctgagggattggttgtaatcattccattttctttcatgattttatctatttgggtcatctcccttttctttttgagaagcctggctagaggtttgtcaattttgtttattttttcaaaaaaccaactcttggtttcgttgatctgctctacagtttttttagattctatattgtttatttctgctctgatctttattatttctcttcttctgctgggtttaggctgcctttgctgttctgcttctatttcctttaggtgtgctgttagattttgtatttgggatttttcttgtttcttgagataggcctggattgcaatgtattttcctctcagggctgccttcgctgcatcccaaagcgtttggattgttgtattttcatttttgtttgtttccatgtatattttaatttcttctctaattgcctggttgacccactcattcgttagtagggtgttctttaacctccatgcttttggaggttttccagactttttcctgtggttgatttcaagcttcatagcattgtggtctgaaagtatgcatggtataatttcaattcttgtaaacttatgaagggctgttttgtgacccagtatatgatctatcttggagaatgttccatgtgcactcgagaagaaagtatattctgttgcttttggatgcagagttctaaatatatctgtcaagtccatctgatccaatgtatcattcagggcccttgtttctttattgactgtgtgtctagatgatctatccatttttgtaagtggggtgttaaagtcccctgcaatgaccacattcttatcaataaggttgcttatgtttatgagtaattgttttatatatctgggggctccggtatttggcgcatagacatttataatagttagctcttcctggtggatagaccctgtgattattatataatgcccttcttcatctcttgttacagcctttaatttaaagtctagtttgtctgatctaagtatggctactccagctttcttttggcttccaggagcatgataaatagttctccatcccctcactctcaatctaaaggtgtcctcagatctaaaatgagtctcttgtagacagcaaatagatgggtcttgtttttttatccattctgataccctatgtcttttagttggcgcatttaatccatttacattcagtattattatagaaagatatgggtttagagtcattgtgatgtctgtatgttttatgcttgtagtgatgtctctggtactttgtctcacaggatcccccttaggatctcttgtagggctggtttcgtggtgacaaattccttcagtttttgtttgtttgggaagacctttatctctccttctattctaaatgacagacttgctggataaaggattctcggctgcatattttttctgtttagcacactgtagatatcgtgccaagcctttctggcctgccaagtttcaaaggagagatcagtcacgagtcttataggtctccctttataagtgagggcacgtttatcccttgctgctttcagaattttctctttatccttgtattttgccagtttcactatgatatgtcgtgcagaagatcgattcaagttacgtccgaagggagttctctgtgcctcttggatttcaatgcctttttccttccccagttcagggaagttctcagctataatttcttcaagtaccccttcagcacctttccctctctcttcctcctctgggataccaattatgcgtatattatttttttttagtgtatcacttagttctctaattttcccctcatactcctggatttttttatctctctttctttcagcttcctctttctccataactttatcttctagttcacctattctctcctctgcctcttcaagccgagccatcgtggattccattttgttttgcatttcgtttaaagcgtttttcaactcctcgtgactgttccttagtccctcgatctttgtggcaagagattctctgctgtcctgtatactgttttcaagcccagcgattaattttatgactattattctaaattcactttctgttatattatttaaatcctttttgatcagttcattagctgttgttatttcctggagattcttctgaggggaattcttccgtttggtcattttggagagtcccttgtgtggtgaggacctgcagtgcacttcccctgtgctgtggtgtataactggagttagtgggcggggccgcagtccgacccgatgtctgcccccagcccactgctggggccacagtcagactggtgtgtgccttctcttcccctctcctaggggcgggattcactgtggggtggcgtgtcccgtctgggctacttgcacactgccaggcttgtgttgctggggatctggcgtaatagctggggtgggtaggcaaggtgcacggggggtggaggggcaggcttatctcgcttctccttaggtgatccactccaggaggagccctgtggcagcgggagggagtcagatccgctgccggaggtttggctccgcagaagcacagagttgggtgtttgcgcggagcgagcaagttccctggcaggaactggttccctttgggattttggctgggggatgggcgggggagatggcgctggcgcctttgttccccgccaagctgagctctgccgcccgggggctcagcagctctccctccctttgtcctccagccttcccgctttccgagcagagctgttaacttatgacctcccagacgctaagtcgcgcttgctgtcggaacacagtctgtccggcccctccgcttttgccagccagactcgggggctctgcttggccggcgagccgcccctccgccccggctccctcccgccagtccgtggagcgcgcaccgcctcgccgcccttcctaccctcttccgtgggcctctagtctgcgcttgactccggagactcccttctgctaatcctctggcggttttctgggttctttaggcaggtgtaggtggaatctaagtgatcggcaggacgcgttgtgagccccgcgtcctcctacaccgccatcttccggaactcctGTATATAAGTattaaatcactatattatacacctgaaactaatattacactatatattaactaatgaactaaaataaaatcttaaaaagtcaaaaaaatgagaacaggaaACTCCTCACTTAAGAAGAAACAACCAACATCTCGGGCAGAGTACTCTGATTTAACTGATGTTGTCTTGCTCATCTCTGAGAAACTACCACAGTCATAAATAAAGGAGCTTCAAGAGGAGACCACTGGTGTTGCCTCATTTTTATTTGACATCTCATGACATAATCTGCACACTCTGTGCTTTGAATTAGTGCTACAGGTCCCCTTCAGTTGTGGAAGAAGCCCAAAGATGGATAGAAGGCAAGTATATTAGAGATTTCCTGAAGTAGACACCTTTAAACAGAAGGAAACCATTTCATATCCAGAGAGCTGGGGATGGGGTCACACTCAAATCATCATGCCCAGCTGCATTCACTTAACTCTTTGACTATTAGTTCTCCACATTGTCTCATACATATCTAAGAGAGCAGCTCCAGAACATCATCTATATTACCCCTGCATTCCTCTTTCTTAGGCTTCCctgtcctccttctcccccctcagGAGCTTTCTCATTGCTCCCTTTACATCTTTGTTCCTCAGAGTATAGATAAGGGGGTTGACACTGGGAGTGACGATGGTGTAGAAGAGGGTGAGGAACTTGCCTTGGTCTTGGGAGTAGCTATCAGCTGGCTGCAGGTACATGTAGATGATGGTTCCATAGAAAAGAGAGACCACCGTTAGGTGAGAAGAGCAGGTGTTGAAAGCTTTCTTGCACCCTGCTGCTGATTTGATCCTAAGCACAGTGGCAGAAATCATGCCATAGGAGATGAGGATCAGGGAGAGGGGCACCAGGAGAAGGGCAACACCCAGGACAAAGGCAAATGCTTCCACCAACATGGTGTCTTCACAGGACATGGCAATAAGAGCAGGCATCTCACacagaaagtggtccactttgcGGCGCCCACATCGGGAGAGTTGCATTGTCTGGGGACACATGACAAAGGAATTTAGAAAGCCACAGAACCAGGACACAATCACCAATCGCAGGCAGAGATGTGGGTGCATGACCACAGTGTAGTGCAGGGGCCGGCAGACggccacatagcggtcataggACATGACAGCCAGGAGAACACACTCGGTTGAGCCCAACACCATGTAGATATAGAGCTGGGCCACACAGCCATGGTAGGTGATGGTCTTCTCTGGACCCCAAAGGTTCCACAGCAACTGGGGAACAATGCTCGTTGTAAAGCAGAGGTCCAAGAAAGAAAGGTTCCCAAGAAAGAAGTACAtgggagtgtggagcctggtgtCCATGATTGACAAGAAAATGATGGCACTATTGCCCACAAGGGCCAGGATGTAGAAGACCaagacaaaagcaaagagaattaCCTCCAGTTGAGGTCGATCAGAAAAGCCCACCAAGATGAATGCTTGTTGGTAGCTGTCATTGTCTCTTCCCATAATCTTCACCAGCTCTATGGAAACACACAAGAAAGTATTGGATAAGATAGCAAATGGAGACTGTGCCCAGCACTCTCCAACTTCCATGTGTAGATCCATGAAGTTAGGAGACTCATTtgccctttaacatttttttttatcatatactTATTGATAGCTATTGTATGCAAAGCAGTATGTCTGATTATCCTGGAGAGTAGATGGATTAACTCAGAAGTTGCCCTCCTTGGTGAATAATGTTTGTAAATAATGAGAAGGGAGAAGGTAAAATTTCTCTAAAAGATTTGTTAAAAAGCTCAGTGTTTTGCAAATTATTCCCCATTGATCAGGGAAGCCCCTATAGCAGAGTTTATATTATAGGACACAGTTGTACctgagaggttttgttttgttttgttttggtttggtttggtttggtttggttgtttttcaaataacaaataataattttacatgATGCATATTAAGCAAAATATGTTTAGAGTAGAGAAAGTAGTACATGCACAGACACATAGAACCAAACTCACAGATGATGTtcaggaaattcacaaatatacaTGTCGGGCAATTCCTTAACAACATGTAATTTTATTGAGATTAAACACAGTAACTTTTGACATTCACTATAAGAAAGAGCTGAGATGATAGAATGGATTCTGCCTCTGTTCAAGGCACATCTACTAATGTGTGTCCTAATTGCCAGTTTCTCTCTCCATACCTTGGCTTTTCCTTGTATAAGCTAGAAAGGAGGTTACAATCCTCTCAAATCCCCACCCAGACCTCACATATGTATGGGACTGGTGGCGTCAGCAATGTGCCctgaacatttttagtttttcatggTTTCCACAGTTCATGCCAAGGGTTTTGACGGGGCTCAGCCTTATAGCACTAGAGTCTACCTAGGCTTGTGTCAGCCA from Panthera uncia isolate 11264 chromosome A1 unlocalized genomic scaffold, Puncia_PCG_1.0 HiC_scaffold_17, whole genome shotgun sequence carries:
- the LOC125934819 gene encoding putative olfactory receptor 2W6, encoding MGRDNDSYQQAFILVGFSDRPQLEVILFAFVLVFYILALVGNSAIIFLSIMDTRLHTPMYFFLGNLSFLDLCFTTSIVPQLLWNLWGPEKTITYHGCVAQLYIYMVLGSTECVLLAVMSYDRYVAVCRPLHYTVVMHPHLCLRLVIVSWFCGFLNSFVMCPQTMQLSRCGRRKVDHFLCEMPALIAMSCEDTMLVEAFAFVLGVALLLVPLSLILISYGMISATVLRIKSAAGCKKAFNTCSSHLTVVSLFYGTIIYMYLQPADSYSQDQGKFLTLFYTIVTPSVNPLIYTLRNKDVKGAMRKLLRGEKEDREA